The genome window CTCGGTGTGTCCGGCCATGTCAGGCTCCTGCCATAAGGGTGCTGTTGACGAGGTCGAGGAACTGCCGAGGCGTCTTGCAGCGCTCCGCGTCGGGCGGCATCGGGGTGCCGTGCCGGTTCTCCAGTTCGCCGACGATGCCGAGCAGGCCGAGCGAGTCGATGCCGAGGGCGTCGAAGCCGGAGTCGCACCGCTGCTGCAGGTCCTGCGGTGCGACGGTGACTCCGGCGGCCTTCTTCATCAGCTCGGACAGTTCTTCCAGGGTGATGCGGTCGTTCATGCGGTGGGTCTCCTTTGCTCCAGGGCGGCCTCGCTGCGAGGCGCCGCTGTTCCGGTCGTTCGCTCCCGGCTCACTCGGCCGCGCCGTGCCGCAGCACGAGCGCCGTGTTCGACCCCATGAGGCCCCGGCTGAGGACCAGCGCCGTACGCGGCTCGGCGGCGCGGGCCCGGCCGGTCACCAGGTCGAGGTCGTGGCAGACGTCGAGGACGTTGGGGGTGGGCGGGATCAGGCCGTGCTCCATCGAGAGCACCGCCGACGCGACGTCCAGCACGGGCGCCGCGCAGTAGCCGCGGCCTATGCCCGTCTTGGGCGCCGTCACGGGTACGCGCCTGCCGTGCGCGCCCAGCGCGTCGGCGATCGCCAGCGCCTCGGCACGGTCCGCCTCGGGGACGCCGAGGGCGTCGGCGAACACCACGTCGATCTCCTCCGGGGCGCACTCGGCCTCCTCCAACGCGCCGCGGATCGCCTGGACGAGCCCTTCCCGGGACCGCTCCCACTGTGAGGCGCCGGTGAACGTCGCCGCGTG of Streptomyces cynarae contains these proteins:
- a CDS encoding acyl carrier protein, with the translated sequence MNDRITLEELSELMKKAAGVTVAPQDLQQRCDSGFDALGIDSLGLLGIVGELENRHGTPMPPDAERCKTPRQFLDLVNSTLMAGA